The following proteins come from a genomic window of Nicotiana tomentosiformis chromosome 12, ASM39032v3, whole genome shotgun sequence:
- the LOC108947482 gene encoding uncharacterized protein produces the protein MLCVHFDNNNNKLEFSYLVGLSIWLPAIALVYRVLKFLLLLLTHPKGTSLPKGEIEIAKNFFFDASQADDEKKYSSVKNREGHQTVQYRFRQRQKKVQRESTSKEKSDSGVLDSKLVAKEEEGCVSKLPRVRDGDLEHFSHRHPLLRFHLRGTENIRCNMCTFIISGVAYGCDHCRYFLHEVCSSIPKRIRHDFHPMHSLTLCPIPSISLCYSKVESELLAVAEKRGFGTEFRCVACGYDNSYPQKSLFAFYYHCDVCNFDLHLECASVPTTLIHKVKYPLDLFTIFPLESEGAALFCDICNQVMNREFSWLFYNREFDYICHFECGAEEEFRLIGDAGFLSEVQKLLVLQTSFPGQKPKVKQLGEVAHFSHRHPLKAIKQMNEASIMSCCICSNKSSSGYICQQCNYFIDESCFQLPPKIRHQYHPNHTLILVSYTDHPNIHCTACSQEVGAAYHCSACKFSLHRTCAGAPMTLTLGTNKKVSYKLLYSYPFEGEMAVINCSACSNKLNSKQSFLYYNFDLDEVLDVQCALNREAGTYPTKFRLASERLKSIRIGEDYS, from the coding sequence ATGCTGTGCGTGCACTttgacaataacaataacaagttGGAATTCAGTTATTTAGTAGGCCTTTCTATATGGCTACCGGCTATTGCTCTGGTTTATCGTGTGCTGAAATTTCTTCTTCTGTTGCTAACTCATCCTAAAGGTACATCACTGCCCAAAGGGGAGATAGAAATAgctaagaattttttttttgatgcTTCTCAAGCAGATGATGAAAAGAAATACTCTAGTGTGAAGAATAGAGAAGGACATCAAACTGTTCAGTACAGATTTAGGCAGAGACAGAAAAAGGTACAAAGAGAATCAACAAGTAAAGAGAAATCAGACTCTGGGGTTTTGGATTCTAAATTAGTCGCGAAGGAAGAGGAAGGGTGTGTGTCGAAACTACCTCGTGTTCGTGATGGTGATCTAGAGCATTTCAGCCACAGACACCCTCTGCTAAGATTCCATCTCCGAGGTACAGAAAATATAAGATGCAACATGTGTACTTTTATAATATCCGGAGTGGCTTATGGTTGTGATCACTGTCGTTACTTTCTCCACGAGGTATGCTCTAGCATTCCTAAAAGAATTAGGCATGATTTTCATCCCATGCATTCACTTACCCTTTGTCCTATTCCCTCAATCTCTCTTTGTTATTCCAAAGTTGAGAGCGAACTGCTGGCTGTGGCTGAAAAGAGAGGTTTTGGGACTGAATTCCGTTGTGTGGCATGTGGATATGACAACTCTTACCCTCAAAAGTCACTCTTTGCTTTTTACTATCATTGCGATGTGTGTAATTTTGACCTTCATCTTGAATGTGCTTCCGTACCAACGACATTGATCCATAAGGTTAAATATCCACTTGATCTCTTCACTATCTTTCCACTAGAAAGTGAAGGTGCAGCCCTGTTTTGTGATATTTGTAACCAAGTTATGAATAGGGAATTCTCTTGGCTTTTCTACAATCGTGAGTTTGATTACATCTGCCATTTTGAGTGTGGTGCTGAAGAAGAATTTAGGCTAATAGGGGATGCCGGTTTCCTATCTGAAGTCCAGAAACTATTGGTTCTTCAAACAAGTTTCCCTGGCCAAAAACCAAAGGTAAAACAGTTAGGAGAAGTTGCACACTTCAGCCACCGCCATCCACTGAAAGCCATCAAACAGATGAATGAGGCATCAATCATGAGTTGCTGCATATGTTCAAACAAGTCTTCGTCCGGTTACATTTGCCAGCAATGCAATTACTTCATTGACGAGAGCTGTTTCCAACTTCCACCAAAGATTCGACACCAATATCACCCGAATCACACCCTCATACTCGTCAGCTACACTGATCATCCAAATATCCACTGCACAGCTTGCAGCCAAGAAGTTGGTGCAGCATACCATTGCTCTGCTTGTAAATTCAGTCTCCATCGTACCTGTGCTGGTGCTCCCATGACATTAACCCTTGGCACAAACAAGAAAGTTAGTTATAAGCTCCTCTATTCGTATCCGTTTGAGGGTGAGATGGCTGTTATCAATTGCAGTGCTTGTTCCAATAAGTTAAACTCAAAGCAGAGCTTCTTGTACTACAATTTCGACCTGGATGAAGTGCTCGATGTCCAATGTGCGCTTAATAGAGAAGCTGGCACTTATCCTACTAAGTTCCGTTTAGCTAGTGAAAGACTGAAAAGCATTAGAATAGGGGAAGACTACTCCTGA